A segment of the Lolium perenne isolate Kyuss_39 chromosome 3, Kyuss_2.0, whole genome shotgun sequence genome:
ggtttttatttcTGAAGTAGCTACATgtggcgcattttagtatgacgtgaaatCTCCGTGCGATGAttgtagaccacctacgcaccacctatcacatgacatgtgcacTCGTTAGATTTTTGGGAAATCAAGCGGCctccggcggtgtcccgccgaatccgctggaaactgaccggatttgaactaggggtgaactatccgtcgctccagaaattctggaaaaaatgtttttagttctaTGACGCATCATTatttgtccgtttagtttgttcgtgaatgggtgcacccgcacgcccggtacggcgataccgcatgtcccgggggtcctgttttggccagatggcaatttgaacgaagtccaaaaatcccacggagccgTGTGACGttattttatatgtcatagtaattATTCTATTTGTCAAAACTGGGATACtgaaattattttgaaaaacccttcacgaaaagggctgtCACGTCCGtagttctatggatttcaggggaaataaggtgggaaacggcctcggcatggcatagtttgcggaaacgagatcatatttggcacgtgtgtggaccctaggatgggaagcaagaccccggacgcggatttctaatccgacccacgagcgacaatttttttcattttttgcgtGTGTGAAAGCCATGAAATCTCGAACATTATAGCTCATTTCTAAGAAGATTTGTTTAGGTATTTAAAATATTacattttttatatttttctatgatagatcttgtttttctgcaaaatttgatatattatacttatttttctcaattagaatgatttagttatgctATTTTGAAGACTGTCGTGCAGAAATAGAAAAAAGCGGCACAGGTCTAtagtaaaaaaaagaaaaaaaaatgttgtgccgacggccagattgGTCCTGTGCCGAtggtggccgtcggcacaaccgGCTTGTACCGATGGCCATTTTAACGCCGACGGCCATCCTTGTCGCCGCGGTCCGGAGGCTTCTGTGCCGACGACCCCgatatttggccgtcggcacacacggcggccgtcggcacatctgTGCTCTCCCGTAGTGTCTCACACTATGAGATCTTAGTAAACCATGAAATATTAGCTTCCATCGATGCACAGGCCAGGGTTATCCCCTTTCGAACAACATTCATGACATGAATAGAAGTGCATGAACAATTTAATCGTATATGCACAAGTGCTAAAGATCGGCTGAAAGGTAATTCTCATTGCAATGACTGTACTGCCATACAAGCTAGATTCATTCATATTTCATAAGATAACACATGTGAAGTACCTTATATATCATGAGACAATAATATGTTCAGAACTTTTCTTGAAGCACTCATCGATCTTGGTCTGAAGTCTAAACCATGCATGCTTCATGCATGAGACGATCCTCGTTAACCCCAGGGCAGCAAGACTACACATGTGATTTAATTGGATAATACTACAGATCGAAGTGCAGATACAGCGATCAAAAGTGCGCAGTGCTACAGTCTGTAAAACTACTGTTAACCATTTGGAGTACTACAATTGCTTATTTCTCCACCGGCAACCCCAAATAGacgccggcaggggcgccggcacctTCGTTTGGGGGATgccggcacaacatcctctatttggggaagcTGCTCCTACACCGGCGCTCCCAAAACGGTGGCCCCGATAgataatttgaatttgaaaactcAAACACAAGCATAGAAATTCGAATAAGTTTACGAATATGAAGTTTGGGCCGTCCATCTGCGACAGCCGCATCTGCGAGATCGACGGCGCGTCTGCGGTGTACCCCGCGTAGTAACCCGGCGACGACGGGTCTGCCCGGGCGTTCGGTTTGTTCGGTTTGCTCGGTCCGGTCTCTTCGGTCTTCACAAATTTCGGTCATCCAGAAATACTACCCAAAATACATTCAGTCTTTCCGGTCTTTATGTATTCGGTCTTCGGTCTTTTCGGTCCGGTCTTCGGTCATGACCATATAGACCAAATTGAGAAAGTGCTAGACACATGTATATAAGAAATGGAAGCACAACATAGTGATTATTTCTGGGAACGTTCATCTGTTTATGCATCTGCAAGGGCACGTTCACGTGCATTCGCAATGGCAAGTTGGCGTGCATTCAGCTCATCCTCATGAACATACTAGCTCAGCACATCCTCAAATTCAGATGCCATCTACAAACAGAAACAAGAAAACTACATCTCAGTAGAAAAATACATAACTAACCAGTAGAATTAAATAGAAATATTAGTCCAAACAGACACCAATGCTTCAACAATCTGCAACTATATTTTGCAGTAGTCTACCAGATGCAGACCAGTCTCACACTAAATTTTACAGCAGTCTAAGTACATCAGTCTAAATTTCTAACAGTAGCAGTATATTTTACAACAGTCTAATAAAGAAACAGAATATGCATACGTTTTGTTCAGAGAAGACGAGTTATTAGTTCAAACAACAGCTAGTAGAGTGAGCAATACTGACATACGGAGATCAAGCCATAAGCCATAGATGACAATACGAAGATCTAATGTTTTCTGTACGTGTTGGAGTCCAAGCCATAGAAATAGAATACGGAGATCTGGTGGCGTGGTGCCGGCCAGTCGCTGGGTTGGAGATGGGGCGAGGAAGGAGATGATGCTGGACTGCTGGCTGGTTGGCCGAACCGCCGGAGGGTGGCGACGGCGCTCGCAGTTCGAGGCGgatgggggcggcggcgcggcactAGCGCAGGTCCTGGCGTCCTGCTGTCTACGGTCGAGAGGAGTGGAGAATGAGTAGCGGAAGGAAAGGAGAGTGAGAAGATGGGCTCGCGTGGAGGTAGCAAAAGTGTAGATGGGCTGGTTGGGCCTGAAACTATCGGTCTTCGGTCGTTTCGGTCGCTCTCTCTCAACAACCGAACGGTACCAGAATATTTCGGTCACCTGATTGCCAGGACCGATGTGATGACCGAAGACCGATTTAGCATGTATTTCGGTTTCGGTCTCGGTTATTTCGGCTTCGGTCTTCGGTTTCGGTTTTTTGTGCCCGGCCAGAACGACGGGGAGCTCGAGATGCAATTGAGGCCGTCGCCCAAGATCAGGCACGCTTCCGCAGAGGCCGCCGCTTTCTTTGCGTCGAGGGCGGTGATGCGGCGCCTCCTGCGGTCGGCCGTGATGAGGGAGCGGCGTTCCATCTCCTTCTCCCAATCCTCCTACGACATGGTCGCCGACTTCTCCTTCGGCGCAACGATGCGCGTCTTCGGCGGCGGCTTCCCTGCCTTCACCGTAGGCTTTCTCTTCGGTGCCATGGCGCGGCGGCGAGGGTTTTTCGGGTTGGAGGCTGGATGGGAGATGGAGCGGCTGGCGGGAGAAATGAGCGGCAGAGGGGACAGGATTTTGGGGGAGAAGATGTATATTTGGTCGGCGTGTGGCTGACAAGTGGCTCCCACACCCAAAATTTTCAgcctcgcgaggcgccggcgcgtccgattcgcgcccttgacgAAGGAACTGGCACGGGGTTGCCGTCGTTTCTATTGGGTTCGAAAAAGCGCCGGTgccgtttggggcgcgccggtacgagcccattttcgctcccgGTTCCCAAATTACTATCGGGACTGCTATCGGGGACGccgatggagatgctctaaggcacTCATTTATGGAGACTCCATAGGGGGGAGAAGTGGAGTGAAGGTGGCTGTATGCATGAGCCTACTAGTCTCACTCTCATCTCCCACGGGCCACAACTAATTACCACCCTACCAGGCTTACGTCACTACAGTAGATATATGGAAGCGAATTAGAGATGAGCACTCATGGCCCTCCCTATTCCAGGCATCTGTCACAAAGGCCCGAGCCTGAGGTAAGGTAAAATCGTTAAAGAGCTTGTGAGTGCAAATACAAGGTTTGAGCCCTGAGGTAAGGTAAAATCGGTGCAAAGACAAGGCCTGAGCCCGACTTGAGAAAATATAAAATAATCACCACAATTGGGGTTAGGAACTGCAAGGAACGCTCATTCGATGAAATAGATTGATGCGGTTACAAGTGATCCACTAGTCCTTGTAAGGAATAGGAAGGTTCCAATTGGGCTACCCTACCCCGATGTTGACCCAGGCACGTCTCGCCGGCTATCCGAAACGCCTTGCACGGTCACGATCAAGGTTCCTCCTGCACCGAGCAACGCCGGTCGCGGCAGCGGCTCCATGGCCGAGGACGACGACTGAGCTGCCGCCTCCGCCTTCCCGTTCCCAATCCCCTGGGGCAGCTCCACCTCAGCCCGGCAGAGAGGGCACGTCGTCCTGGTGCGCAGCCAGGCGTCGACGCACTCCACGTGAAACGCGTGCCCGCAGTTGGGCAGCACCCGCACCTTGTCTCCATCCGCAAGCTCCGACAGGCACACCGCGCAGTCAGCTGCCCCGGCGCCGGCACCGGCGACAACGCCCTTCCGGTACGCGGTGACCGGCAGCGCGGAGAGTGCGGACACATCCAGCCCGCGCCTGCTGCTGCTGATACTTCTGAGGGAGCGCAGCATGGCGGCTGGAAGCCCGCCGCCAGACCGGGGGCGGCCGACTCCGCGAAACCGGAGCATCAGAGCGCGCACCAAGATGCGGATGGCGAGGAAGACGAAGACGAGCGCGAAAAGGATGCCGCCTGCAGGAAAAAGGTAGCTCCAGTCGAAGGTGTGCTGCTGCCGCACGTCATATTCCACGTTGCCAGACGCCTCCGGCGGGTTCCCTGACATGGCGCGGATCGATCGGTAACCAAGCTTTGTGTCCTGTACTACAAATCAGGATCTCAAGGCGGGAGAAGAGAAAATAGTAGTGGCTAGCTAGTAGTCTGCAATGCATGCGTTAGTTATCTCCTCATATACCTTGGGTTACACGGTGCCTAGGTCAACGCGGGTGGTGTCAGTGTCACGAACAGTGTGGATTTATATGAGGCTGGAAAATATGGTGAGACAAGTCTTGCAATTTACATGGCCATTCCTCCTGGCGCGAAAATACGGACTGCTTGGACTTTTGTCAGCTTCGGGAGATGTGGATTTGAATTTGAGCAGAGCGGTTCGAGTATATTTTTCCAAGGTTACCCGAGCTTTCAGTAGACGCACATCACTGTCGTGTGAATTTGTAAGTAGCGGCGAAGGAAAGAGAAAAGACGCTTCGAGGAAATGAAGCAACAAGATGAAAACTTTGACTCTGAGACCAAGGTGTTACACATGAGTTTTCTGTGATTTTTGGTGGCTCTGAATGTCGGATAGTTGGAGACCAAGGCATCATCACCGTCATTTTCaac
Coding sequences within it:
- the LOC127321508 gene encoding E3 ubiquitin-protein ligase ATL41-like, which gives rise to MSGNPPEASGNVEYDVRQQHTFDWSYLFPAGGILFALVFVFLAIRILVRALMLRFRGVGRPRSGGGLPAAMLRSLRSISSSRRGLDVSALSALPVTAYRKGVVAGAGAGAADCAVCLSELADGDKVRVLPNCGHAFHVECVDAWLRTRTTCPLCRAEVELPQGIGNGKAEAAAQSSSSAMEPLPRPALLGAGGTLIVTVQGVSDSRRDVPGSTSG